The genome window AAACTCATCCTGTGGATATTGCTCGCGCAGACTGATCAAAGTATCTATCGTATAGGAGACTCCACCTCTCTCAATCTCAATAGGAGAGCATTCGAACGCCGAATTGCCATGAATGCCAATAACTGTCATTGCATAACGATGTTTTGCTGGGGTGATCTCCTCATTTTTCTTGTGCGGCGGAATGCCGGCCGGCACAAAAAGGATCTTATCTAACCGAAAGCGGACACGCGCCTCCTCAGCTACAAACAGATGCCCATAATGAATCGGGTCGAAAGTGCCTCCGATAATTCCCAATCGCATAGCCCTCTTACCCACCCCTTAACATCGTGAGGGCATGATCGTTTTTATTAGCGGGCTTCACAGAGAGCAAGCACATGCCGCTTTGATCGATGAGAACCCGCGACAGATAGGCTTTAACTCCAAAACTAATATTCGCTACTTGCCTATTCCCTGTCTCTTGCTCCAGCAATCGCCAAGGCAACACCACCGTCAGATGCCGTCCATCCACACGCACCCAGCCGCCTTCTGGCAGCGCTTGGTTGGTCACCGGCAGCCTTAGACGAAGGGCTGTTGCCGCAGAGTGCCCATCCTCATCAAAAGCCCGCAATTGCAATACGTACCGATAACGAGCGCTGACCGGCTGACAGAACTCTAAATCGAGGCAAAGCGTTTCTCCTCTTCGGCATGCACAGACCGCCCGTAGATCAGCACCGCCCTCTAGCGTTCGTAGCAGATTATCTCCAACGGCATCGAGAAAGACGGGAGTCGTTGCCTGCCACCAATGCCCTCCGTTGCCCCCTGATGCTAATCGCGTACGCCCTTCCAACTGTGGCAAGGTCTCGTTAGGCAACACCCCGAAAAGCTCGGTACGACGCGCAAAAGAGGTTAAAAACCTCGCCATCATCATCGTTTGACTATGATAGGCCTCGATCCCCTCCAGTTTTCGTCGTTCCTGCACCACGGTTAGGGGCAACGACATCCATTGGGTACCAAGATGCAACATACCGCGTGGCGGAATTAGCGGAAAAGTTAAGGCGATCCCCTGAGGCTGAGGCCAATCGCCACGATGCACCAGATAGTGTACCAAAAGCACCCGATCAGCCCAATTTACCGTGCTTGGCTGCCGCCTTAACTCCTCAAGGGCTAGCGACACGAAATAGGAGGCCGCTCGATGATCGGGATGATCCTCTTGCGGGTCGGTAACCGCAATAAGGTTGGGCTGGAAATCGCGCATTATCTGCTCTATGGCCTTTAAAAGCTTGATGCCGCAGTAGGGTGCATTGGGGTACAGCGCTTTAGAGTAGGGCACTCTATTTGCCCGTGTGTAAGGAGAGGTGTAGAGTCGCTCCGGCGTCCAGAAATCCAGCCAAAGCTTCTCTAAACCCTGATCAGGGTAGCCAAGAAAGAGTACATTGTTTGCTGAAAGACCAAGTTTAGAGAGCGCCGTTAACGACTCTTGCTGGCGATGAGCGGCAAACTGGAGGAAGTCTGCTGGCCCCACGCGCATCTTGTGGGTGTCACACTCCACTGCGGTACGAAACCCATCGCCATTGGTTAAAATAACGACCTTCACCCGTCCACCGGCTGCAAGAGTCTGTTGGATAAGCCCAGCACACCCTAATGTCTCATCATCCGGATGAGGCGCAAACACCAACAGCC of Chthonomonas calidirosea T49 contains these proteins:
- the nadD gene encoding nicotinate-nucleotide adenylyltransferase, whose translation is MRLGIIGGTFDPIHYGHLFVAEEARVRFRLDKILFVPAGIPPHKKNEEITPAKHRYAMTVIGIHGNSAFECSPIEIERGGVSYTIDTLISLREQYPQDEFFYITGIDAICDLLTWHRHSDVMRMARFIAAARPGYSLNRLRDRLPLEYLENILLLGSTMLDISSTELRHRVRHNLPIRYLTPDGVVEYIRKHRLYK
- a CDS encoding PIG-L deacetylase family protein, coding for MTLNPIQRVRFCVRYLLMLIALPCVYMGGVCLALLWHEHEANANFAELHLPRMSAPTAQTRLLVFAPHPDDETLGCAGLIQQTLAAGGRVKVVILTNGDGFRTAVECDTHKMRVGPADFLQFAAHRQQESLTALSKLGLSANNVLFLGYPDQGLEKLWLDFWTPERLYTSPYTRANRVPYSKALYPNAPYCGIKLLKAIEQIMRDFQPNLIAVTDPQEDHPDHRAASYFVSLALEELRRQPSTVNWADRVLLVHYLVHRGDWPQPQGIALTFPLIPPRGMLHLGTQWMSLPLTVVQERRKLEGIEAYHSQTMMMARFLTSFARRTELFGVLPNETLPQLEGRTRLASGGNGGHWWQATTPVFLDAVGDNLLRTLEGGADLRAVCACRRGETLCLDLEFCQPVSARYRYVLQLRAFDEDGHSAATALRLRLPVTNQALPEGGWVRVDGRHLTVVLPWRLLEQETGNRQVANISFGVKAYLSRVLIDQSGMCLLSVKPANKNDHALTMLRGG